In Candidatus Nitronauta litoralis, one DNA window encodes the following:
- a CDS encoding nitrite oxidoreductase, gamma subunit — protein sequence MECLSEDYRKVLESKGAGAVVGGNISARKVDGNIPTDPLDDFWKEGSFVAFEMDPQMITNPMWPNPSTRWIHVKAARNDKDIAVMVSWIDSTRNDEMIRSEQYKDQAAIMFPVNQRGEEPSFTMGGDGEEVNIWQWKATWETSAGNEGENYYPVPDMDMEKGFAKDVEPYNPGKVSGNIFADSSMRRSPIEDLNAEGFSTLTTQEQQDIDGQGKWLNNRWSVVFKRSLKNNDDGDTQFNTTRTPIAFAIWNGGNKERNGQKAVTQFYILEY from the coding sequence ATGGAGTGTCTTTCAGAGGACTACAGAAAGGTCCTGGAGTCCAAAGGGGCAGGGGCAGTGGTCGGAGGAAATATTTCTGCACGAAAAGTTGACGGGAATATCCCGACAGATCCCCTGGATGATTTCTGGAAAGAGGGTTCGTTTGTGGCTTTCGAAATGGACCCGCAAATGATCACCAATCCCATGTGGCCCAATCCTTCCACTCGCTGGATTCATGTCAAGGCGGCGCGCAATGACAAGGACATTGCCGTGATGGTGAGCTGGATCGACTCAACCCGAAATGATGAAATGATCCGTTCCGAACAGTACAAGGATCAGGCCGCTATCATGTTTCCCGTGAATCAAAGGGGTGAAGAACCGTCTTTCACCATGGGGGGTGATGGAGAGGAAGTAAACATTTGGCAGTGGAAAGCGACCTGGGAAACTTCAGCTGGAAACGAGGGAGAAAACTACTACCCCGTTCCAGATATGGACATGGAAAAAGGGTTTGCAAAAGATGTGGAGCCCTATAACCCTGGAAAAGTTTCTGGAAATATATTTGCCGACTCTTCCATGCGTCGGTCTCCGATTGAAGATCTAAATGCTGAGGGGTTTTCTACACTCACCACCCAGGAACAGCAGGATATTGATGGGCAAGGCAAGTGGCTCAACAACCGGTGGTCCGTTGTGTTCAAGCGCTCCCTGAAAAATAACGATGATGGCGATACCCAGTTCAACACTACCCGGACTCCGATCGCTTTCGCCATCTGGAACGGGGGAAACAAGGAGCGCAACGGACAAAAAGCCGTCACCCAGTTTTATATTCTGGAGTATTAA
- a CDS encoding radical SAM protein, with product MKVLLIFPPDWLPSEPYLSLPALTSVLRPAGHDVVQYDANVEMYDLMFSEPFLRHAHKRIAFELNHLQRVAGEQGLDQEEQELYQALIAWDEKAVRKQALAVARAKEILRGEEFYDIDQLEWATHTLHQTMAYISLAYYPAQICFPPIETDIVYKPFMSTEIVEALDDTQINVYRDVYRFLIEPLIAKEQPDIVGISVVQQKQLIPTFTFCKMIKEQKPDTHITLGGNIITRVRDVMKDIPLLWKHFDTAVLYEGESAFLKLVDAVKEPEPDYASLPNLMWQLPDGKITTNEDVFSEDMDKLPPPDFDGLSLEKYFVPELILPYLATRGCYWGKCTFCDHFQGYVEGYRTKQIKQITEEIQFLKNKYGNHHFHFTDESYPPALFRKLSQSLIDNKVDIAWTTHMRFEEVLLEEEVWKTAAESGCRYLHFGYESGNERVLNLMDKATNLDAIRTNLEMASKSGIWNHIMGFFGFPGETNAEAEDSKKFVHENRAHIHSLGFMTFVLGKYSPIAMEPEKYGVSFYKNPEWDLALDYYFTVDEGLNIQEALDVFDNFERNHDSKWDLRTAVREYIFLYVDRFKTNDLTMLHVKEGQGTAVYNNPVGMV from the coding sequence ATGAAAGTTCTTCTTATATTTCCACCAGACTGGCTTCCTTCCGAGCCGTATCTCAGCCTGCCGGCGTTGACTTCAGTTCTCCGTCCTGCAGGTCACGACGTGGTGCAATACGATGCCAATGTTGAGATGTACGATCTCATGTTCTCGGAACCGTTCCTGCGCCACGCCCACAAACGTATCGCGTTCGAGTTGAATCATCTGCAGCGGGTCGCGGGTGAGCAGGGACTGGACCAGGAAGAGCAGGAACTGTATCAGGCATTGATCGCCTGGGATGAAAAAGCTGTCCGCAAACAGGCGCTGGCGGTGGCGCGGGCCAAGGAGATTCTGCGTGGTGAAGAGTTCTACGACATCGATCAATTGGAGTGGGCCACGCACACACTGCACCAGACCATGGCCTATATCTCGCTGGCCTATTACCCGGCGCAGATCTGTTTCCCGCCCATCGAAACCGATATCGTTTACAAACCGTTCATGTCGACTGAGATTGTCGAGGCGTTGGACGACACCCAGATCAACGTCTACCGCGATGTGTATCGATTCCTGATTGAACCCCTCATCGCTAAAGAGCAACCTGACATCGTCGGTATCTCGGTCGTTCAACAGAAACAGCTCATCCCGACATTCACCTTCTGCAAAATGATCAAGGAGCAGAAGCCGGACACACACATCACCCTGGGTGGGAATATCATCACCCGTGTGCGTGATGTGATGAAAGACATACCGCTGTTGTGGAAACATTTCGATACCGCTGTGTTGTACGAAGGCGAGAGCGCGTTCCTGAAACTGGTCGATGCAGTAAAAGAGCCGGAACCAGACTACGCTTCGCTGCCGAATCTCATGTGGCAGTTGCCGGATGGCAAGATCACCACCAATGAGGATGTTTTCTCGGAGGATATGGACAAGTTACCGCCGCCGGATTTCGATGGCCTATCGCTTGAGAAATATTTCGTGCCGGAATTAATCCTGCCGTATCTCGCTACACGCGGATGCTATTGGGGAAAATGTACTTTCTGCGATCACTTCCAAGGGTACGTCGAGGGTTACCGCACCAAGCAGATCAAGCAGATCACCGAGGAAATCCAGTTTCTGAAAAACAAGTATGGCAACCATCATTTCCATTTTACGGATGAATCGTATCCACCGGCGCTGTTTCGCAAACTGTCGCAATCACTGATCGACAACAAGGTCGATATTGCCTGGACCACGCACATGCGTTTCGAGGAAGTGCTTTTGGAAGAGGAGGTCTGGAAGACTGCTGCGGAATCCGGGTGTCGTTACCTTCATTTTGGATATGAGTCGGGTAACGAGCGCGTGCTGAACCTGATGGATAAGGCAACCAACCTCGATGCGATCCGCACCAATCTGGAAATGGCATCGAAGTCGGGTATCTGGAACCACATCATGGGATTTTTCGGATTCCCCGGTGAGACCAATGCCGAAGCAGAGGACAGCAAAAAATTCGTCCACGAAAACCGGGCGCACATCCATTCCCTGGGATTCATGACTTTCGTGCTCGGAAAATACAGTCCAATTGCAATGGAGCCGGAAAAGTACGGCGTGTCATTTTACAAGAACCCGGAATGGGACCTGGCGCTGGATTATTATTTTACCGTGGATGAAGGCCTGAACATTCAGGAGGCCCTGGATGTCTTCGATAACTTTGAGCGCAACCACGATTCGAAATGGGACTTACGCACCGCGGTCCGCGAATATATTTTCTTATACGTTGATCGATTCAAAACCAACGACCTCACCATGCTGCATGTAAAAGAAGGGCAGGGCACCGCCGTTTACAACAACCCCGTTGGAATGGTGTAG
- a CDS encoding cupin domain-containing protein: MPESYPDKIVRVRPGDDNFETRRTMNYFTGISENTAGSQGISMNRVVVPPGGKPAPHSHVGFEAVIYIVSGRVENFYGDGLKESIITEAGDFLYIPPGVPHQPINMSDTEEAVAIIARTISAERETDEPYNPDES, encoded by the coding sequence ATGCCAGAATCTTATCCCGATAAAATTGTGCGAGTGAGACCCGGAGACGATAATTTTGAGACCCGGCGCACCATGAACTACTTTACCGGTATTTCAGAGAACACCGCCGGATCCCAGGGCATCTCAATGAACCGTGTGGTGGTTCCGCCAGGTGGCAAACCCGCGCCACACAGTCATGTTGGTTTCGAGGCCGTGATTTACATCGTCTCCGGCCGCGTTGAAAATTTCTATGGAGATGGATTGAAGGAATCGATCATCACCGAAGCAGGTGATTTCTTATACATACCACCCGGCGTACCCCATCAGCCGATCAACATGAGCGACACTGAAGAAGCTGTTGCCATCATCGCCCGCACCATCAGCGCCGAACGCGAAACCGATGAGCCGTATAATCCTGATGAATCTTAA
- a CDS encoding diaminopimelate epimerase — protein MNIPFTKMSGSGNDFVVIDNRESLIADDIKVDFVKKVCEPKSSVGADGVIFVENSDKADYKWDFYNNDGSSAEMCGNGGRCVARYAFEKGFAPAQHSFDTVAGIISADVKGPMVKVKLTAPHGRKKGLDVAFNGQQYEVDHINTGVPHAILFFDNVEEQDIKGIGSGVRYHDVFAPAGTNVNLVEKKNGSALKVRTYERGVEDETLACGTGCVASALLASARFQIESPVEVETRGGETLKVHIENGGDSEPDVYLEGLTKITFEGHIVEL, from the coding sequence GTGAATATTCCATTTACTAAAATGAGCGGAAGCGGCAATGACTTTGTCGTCATTGACAACCGCGAAAGCCTGATCGCCGATGACATCAAGGTTGATTTCGTTAAAAAAGTTTGTGAGCCCAAAAGCTCTGTCGGAGCGGATGGTGTGATCTTTGTCGAAAACTCAGACAAGGCGGACTACAAGTGGGACTTCTATAACAATGATGGGTCGTCTGCTGAGATGTGTGGCAACGGAGGGCGGTGCGTCGCGCGATACGCCTTCGAAAAGGGGTTTGCTCCGGCGCAGCATTCTTTTGATACGGTTGCCGGTATTATCAGCGCGGATGTAAAGGGCCCAATGGTGAAGGTCAAGCTTACCGCACCGCATGGTCGCAAAAAAGGCCTGGATGTTGCGTTTAATGGACAGCAATACGAGGTGGATCATATCAACACAGGTGTTCCCCATGCCATTTTGTTTTTCGATAATGTGGAAGAACAGGATATCAAAGGAATCGGGAGCGGTGTGCGGTATCACGATGTTTTCGCCCCGGCAGGCACCAACGTCAACCTGGTCGAAAAGAAAAACGGATCGGCATTAAAAGTCCGGACCTATGAGCGCGGGGTGGAAGATGAAACCCTGGCCTGCGGAACCGGTTGTGTGGCCTCTGCCCTGTTGGCCTCGGCGCGGTTTCAAATCGAGTCTCCTGTGGAAGTCGAAACCCGTGGTGGGGAAACTTTAAAAGTCCACATCGAAAACGGGGGTGACTCCGAACCCGATGTTTATCTGGAAGGCCTGACCAAGATCACATTTGAAGGACATATAGTCGAACTCTGA